ATTCTTGAAAGCAGATGAGTTTTGGTTTGGAGTAATAATCTTAGGTAAAAAGGGTAAAGGGAGAGACTCGAAATTCCGTTTATCCTATAGTTGAGCTAAATTATCTTATGAATCGATGGCTGAAGATCAATTACAGTCTCTTGAGTATTATTGGAGGAGGTCGTAAATCCATTCTCTTTAAATGAACAGATAGGTTTTCTTCATTCTGGCTCGATCTCATTCGGAAGGTTTGAAAATGAATCTCTATGTTGGGAGAGGAGGTCAACCTTCTCACGTAACCGGTATCTTGAAGACGTCCAGAAATATTCAAAACCAGGTTCAGTTACGGAGAAAAAAGCTTACTTTGAGGCCCATTTTAGGAAGAAGGGATTTCTTGGTTTGAATTCACCCGAATGCCAGAATGAGACAGAATACCAAACTGGCGAAAATGACATCTCAGAGGAGATGGGAAATGAAGAGGACATTAATCACATGAACGGTGTAACCCGTTCTGCTCCCTCCGACGAAATCATGGATGGTTTGGTACATGGAGGAGAGCATGAGGTTATGGAATGTGAAACAGAAGGTTTTGGAACATTGATTTCTGATCATCAAAGTGAACTTGAGACTGATTGTCCCAACAATGTGGACTATGTTCCTGGACATTTTAAGATAGAAGAAGCAGATGATACTGAACTTGGAGTTTTGCTTCCACTCAATCATAATTCGGGGAGTGGAACAGGAGAAATTCGTGATGGTGAAACAGCTGATTCGGATACAAGCCATGTGCCAGAAATTGCAACTGGCTCGTTCACTGAGATTCATGCAAATGACGGAAATAGTGATGCCAATCTAACAATCCAACAAGGTTCATTGTCCAAGGTTAGTTTTTTTCTGTGTTTGTGCATGTAGTAGCTTGAACTGTTTAAAGAAGTTCAACTTTTTTATCTTGCAAAAAATCTTGCCTCTGGTTGCGTAGTCTTTTGATGCAATCTGCATACCTATTGTAGGAGATATGGAATTAAAATGGGGTAATTCTAATGCAGGAGAAGACTCCACCTGAGCTTGAATATATGCAGCCAAGATTGGTGCCTCGAGTTAGTGTTCAACAGAGGAGAAGATACACATCCAGGAATGCATCTAAACGCTCAGAAAGCAAAGCTAATAAAACAGTTCCATTGAGATccaaaacagaaaataagaCTTTGGCAGCTACTAACAAACTCCCAATGCACAAAGCACCAGAATATGAGGTTGCCTTTGCTTCTATAGATGCTAGTTGAACGTTTAAACCTAAAATCAAAAgcatttatttttgtccatCTTTTGTTTGTATTTCTTGGAAGAGTATTCATAGATTCTTATCTTTCTCCTCTCATAATATTGCTTggccttttcttttccccaGCCCGcttcaaagaaaaaggaagtttgtCAGATGAGAAGGTACTAAGTTCTCTTGTTATTTACGTGGATGCCTAGTTCATATTTCCTCGAGTTCATTTGTTGatcctttatttatttgattgtagAGCGGAAAACAGATCAATAAACAGTGTCATTGCGGTGCCTCAGTCTTCTATATCTACTAAGGTTTCCTGTAGAGTGCATCAAAATGGAAACAGGTACATAAGAAAATTTGTGAACTTCCACTGCGATAATATGGTGTGTTTACCCGATCTCATGAATTATGTCATTTAGGGTCACACCAGCTGTTGGTCGAACTAAGCCGTCCACGAGACAGGATAATTCTAGGTTCAATCTCAAAAGTGATGATCGCGCACAGAGAAGGAAAGAGGTAACAAAGCTAGTTTTCTGTGAAGTGAACTATGCTTgaggtatatatttatgtagcTGATAtggctctctctctctctctctctagtttGATATGAAATTAGAGGAAAAGATGCATGCAAAGGAAGCCCAATTGCACCAACTTCAGGAAATGACAAAGGTAATGTAACCTGTAGAAATAATCTTAATGAGCTTGATACACAATCTTCTCCCTATTTGGAGCTTGAACTCAAAATAACGTAGATGAATTCCGTATCAATTAGATGGAATATATGCATCCCATGTATATGATCATTTTGGATAGTAATAATTGGAATTAAATCATAGAAGtttctttcatattctttttgtgtTGAATACTCGTCCATTCGGGTAGATATGATTCAAAACTTGGTGAAGTCTTCGAGTGATCcgtttttggtttttgtagGAAAAGACAAAAGCTGAGATTAAGCAGTTGAGAAAAAACCTCAACTTCAAAGCTATGCCCATGCCTGCCTTTTATCGTAGAGCTGTACGTGAGCGAGACAGAAACGAGGTACCTAAAAGAATCTTTAAAGCACAAACTTCCCTTGAATCATGTCCTAATAATCTTTGCATTGACAAATGCAATTTGTTCATCTCTCTTATACTGTACTAATTTTGGATTTGCACGTTCTCTAGGCTATAGGTAGTGATGTCAAACCATGGCAGCTGCTTTGCGAATCTTCAAGCTCAGCATTGAGTGCCAAGGTTGGAACAGGACAAGCCATTTTAATCAAAGCACCTACAAAGACAAGTGATCCACAACATGCCTCGGGAGCAACCAGCTGCTATTCAACAGTGACTTCAGACAGCAATGCAGAAACTGGCAACTGTCTTCCTTCACAAGCTGGAAGAAGTCATCTGGTAAGTCAGAAGAAAGAAGTATATAAGGAGAAACATACAAGTGTACCCAAGCATAAAGTAGCCGAATGCAACCAGATCTACAAGGGAGAGACCTTTGACAGAATCCAAAAGACAAGAACTGAGAGGAGTACCCGCACCTCGTTGTTCAAGTTTAGTTCAAGAAGAGGTCAGGTGGCAGTCGACATGACCTCTTGAATGTAGTGATGATCTTCTATCAGGACACCACGCCTTCTGTACTGGTATCAGTGTCGGGATTTAGGCAAATACTCATTTAGGCAAATCAATCCGAAAGAGATGCTAGTACTCGTTTAGGCAAATCAATCAACCTGTCTGCCTTCAGCTTAGTGGTAAGCCATTTAAGCGGTTGCTCTTCACGTTGTTCAGCATAAGATACTGCATTATTAGTTTGATAAACATAAACTGGAAGCCTACTGTAAGTCATTCCGACATTGCAACCACAAGAGTCCCTTGTATGTGACCTGTGCTGgatgatgaaaattaaaaggtTGGGCTTATTTGTCATATTACATTGGAAAGTTGTATGCTAAATCTTGTGAACGAGCTCTTCAACTCCCATGCTATTGCACCGTGGGAACTTGTGTTGGCCCTTCTACATGGCATGCATATGCTGTTGTGACTAATGAATGAACGGTCTAATCTTTTCAAGATCCACCAAggaccaaaataataataataattactaaaataccaatctaattgaaaaaaaacaaaaatctaaTTGTCAATACTGGTTGGGACTGTAGGCACCAGTAAACCACTCTCATTTAGTTATTTGTgagtttgattttcttgatcgATGTAAAAGTTATGTTGTTGCGTATTTGTGAGTACACATCGTAAgagatttatgattttaaggGTATTATTTTGATCCATACTAGTTAGTGATCGAGATGAAATCATTTGAATCTTTTAtctgttaaagaaaaaaaagaatttttattcGCATTTGTGGTCCATAtgtaaaagatgaaaaaaaaaaaattatacaaaaaaggttttttttttttggaaaaaaaaatgaagctgTGTGTTTTATTGAGGTCCGCGATTTCATACCTATGCAcctaatttaatattgaatgTGTTGTGTTTGAACATTAGATGTGTGTTGAGTGTATAAggtgtaaataaaaataagggataattacaattcatcaggtttggtataattatacataaattttctgtggtatgaaaaattaaattagcacttttgaggtttactttcatctaacaaataagtcccttcgttagttaaaattcaccgaatttgctgatattaacaaagaaaataggaaaagTTATATTAACACatgattaacttattattgacttgtTGCaggtcaataattttttttatgatcaaattccccacatacgtcttcacgcgttaatgcatgtgaaaaagtatatcttcaccgttataatggtaatttagtttgaaaaaaattatacggTCTGCAATGAGTCAGTAATCAATCAATCGAGAAAAAACATCAATTctcatttagttttttttttttttgttaatatcagcaaatttagtgaattttgactaacggacgaacttatttattagataaaaaaaaaatatcaggaatgctagatgtaatttttcaaatcacaagaggtatacgtgtaattacaccaagtTTCATGAATGGGGAGTGTAAtcattcttaaaaataataataataaaaaaaaacacctaTGCAcctaatttaataatgaaacCTTGGATTTGAGGTTGTAAGTCTTTGGCTTCAACTTCTTTCTCTAAATAATACAACATTAATATCCGCGACGGCCATTGATCAGCAATAAGGAGCGGGGCCCCTACTCGGCTACGCCTAGTGTACTGCCTTCTctctttttgtaataataataataataataataataataatatatggagtattaattaatagaaacttgtcattttattttatttttatgttagtcttaaaataaaattgattcttcaattaattttttagatggaTAGAATAAACTTATCCAAAATTATTCAATGAATTggagtaataattaattaaaggaaAATGTTTACCTGTTTTGGTTGCACTTAGATTTTATTGtacaaatatttctattttagaattaaaatacacatctgaaattatttaattgtaatttataaggGTGCCTACTTAACAGGGACAAAAACTTAGAAATGCACCCCATTATTCAACATTCTTGCaggaaagtatttgtaattcttCAGAAGTAAAaagtgtttgtataattaaattcaatttttaagagTTGTAATGTAATCTATcgtaaataaaagataaaaattataaaattcatctgttttttttttttactcattaacatagcaataattaatattcctcatcttttttgttttgctttatACATGAATtgaggaaaataaaattaaaaaaagaaaaagtaagttGCTTTCCCAATAAAGAAGttatgcttttctttttacaataatttatcatctcaaacaatatttttactatatactttttaaaatgttttcaaaatataatatagcaCCAAAAAGTTGTCCCATATTTGGTGGAAAAATCGTATTTTTGACATTATATATTACGATCTCTTTCAATTTAGTACcgcttatgatttttttacataacatttcataaattgagattttctcaattttaatctttacATGCATTTTCGTTAATTATTGAcgtaaaatacataaaaggactaaaattaaaaaaaaaaatcaacttataaaacataatataaaaacactgtaataaataaaactaaattaaaaagattctCATATATTGGggccaaaaatgcaattttcccatATTTGGTCTTTCTATTCGGCTTTCCCCAAAAACAAGCGGAAAAggtgataattattaatggtAGCTTTTTGCTGTTCTTTTGTTACggaatatttgaaataataattttcataaattttcgTATTATTTAACACGTTCAATTCctcatgaaatatataaataattaaagctATGGGTATAGGTCTCAAAATTGTAGTCAACATTATTGGTAAACTGTCCTGTCTGAAGCCTAGATCTTCATCCCACGTCCACGACCtactatatgtatatattgacaATAAAATGTTactatttcttaatttataagagcaagttaattaattgatgtaTCTCTTTTTTAATTCGTTGAAATGATTGAAGAGCTAAGTCCCAACCAATTAAGGACGAGAAAGAAAGCATCTCGagtttccaatttttttttttaaaaaaaataagatgaacaacataattttaatataattaaattgtatatatatgttaaatggatataaaataaaataacagataccataaaaaataatctattcTAATTTAACTATCATACATATTATTAGACCTCAAATGCATGCATTATGGCGATTCGAGATTGAAGttgattaaattgaaaattataacttttatgaatgttttatatttattttataattgattaatttgatcttatcgtatttgatataaattatatgattactAATGCAACCAACGAATCTTGGGGTATGATgagcaaaaatttataaatgaaaaaataaaaaaataattatccaaaattgaTGATGCAATCAAGTAGGTGGGAAATTGTAATCAGAGATTGaagacaaaggaaaaaaatacaagtatgAATCCATCCATCAATAATGACATATCAAACGTAAACGCCAAGACTTGTTGATGGCTTGATGCCATCACCATTAAGATTTTCATGCCCCTACTTCATCATTATCCTACacatttaaaacaaaaaaaatcacattagTTTTTGCAAGCTGAATTAATTatcttgaaataattttatttaaattaaatcaaatgtatagtaattatattatatttataatataattgatcaattttttttaactatacaTTAATCGTACTACCGAAGCGATTAGAATTTCTCATCTTGGCCCTATAACATTGTTCTTCATTACatgaatgaaaatgataagTACCAAAACAACCTACGTACAAGAATTCTTGTCTCATATATATCATCAGCGTCTAATACATCCGGtacatgaaaataataaacacacgattaatcaaatacaaataagaaaacaattaAGTATAAGAATTAGAGgaaagatgatgatgatgatatttcTTGATGATCCTCTGAGAGCAGTTGATGAAGACGACTGATCCTGGTGGGGTGGCTTCTTGTAGTAATAGGGAAACCACGGCACTCTAGGCTCCGGCGGCGGTGGCGTCACACCGTAAAAGTAAGGAGATGGAGGAGTAAATGGAAAGATTCCGGCAGGTGGGGTGGTGGAGAAAACTGGAGGCGTGGTGGAAACGGGTGGTGTTGTGGTGAGCGGAGGATTGTCTCCGGGTCCGGTGGGCGGCGGATAACAGGGATAGGGGCACTCTTgggaggtggtggtgggggGGTAGTGgagaattattgaaaaaaagagaagggtGGAGAGTAGGTTGTGGAGTGTGGAGGCCATGGCTGTGGAGGTGTTTGGGGAAGGAAGAACAGAGATGGAAGTGGGAGTGGAGACTAAGTAAAAGTATGTTGTGGGGGTCCTCAGTATGACTAGAAATGATAGGGTAGAACTAAAGCAAAGGTCTAACTTTGGCCTGCC
The window above is part of the Sesamum indicum cultivar Zhongzhi No. 13 linkage group LG2, S_indicum_v1.0, whole genome shotgun sequence genome. Proteins encoded here:
- the LOC105156252 gene encoding protein WVD2-like 7, which translates into the protein MAGEIEEPLALNFQIGFLHSGSISFGRFENESLCWERRSTFSRNRYLEDVQKYSKPGSVTEKKAYFEAHFRKKGFLGLNSPECQNETEYQTGENDISEEMGNEEDINHMNGVTRSAPSDEIMDGLVHGGEHEVMECETEGFGTLISDHQSELETDCPNNVDYVPGHFKIEEADDTELGVLLPLNHNSGSGTGEIRDGETADSDTSHVPEIATGSFTEIHANDGNSDANLTIQQGSLSKEKTPPELEYMQPRLVPRVSVQQRRRYTSRNASKRSESKANKTVPLRSKTENKTLAATNKLPMHKAPEYEPASKKKEVCQMRRAENRSINSVIAVPQSSISTKVSCRVHQNGNRVTPAVGRTKPSTRQDNSRFNLKSDDRAQRRKEFDMKLEEKMHAKEAQLHQLQEMTKEKTKAEIKQLRKNLNFKAMPMPAFYRRAVRERDRNEAIGSDVKPWQLLCESSSSALSAKVGTGQAILIKAPTKTSDPQHASGATSCYSTVTSDSNAETGNCLPSQAGRSHLVSQKKEVYKEKHTSVPKHKVAECNQIYKGETFDRIQKTRTERSTRTSLFKFSSRRGQVAVDMTS